A window from Dunckerocampus dactyliophorus isolate RoL2022-P2 chromosome 15, RoL_Ddac_1.1, whole genome shotgun sequence encodes these proteins:
- the pkp2 gene encoding plakophilin-2 isoform X2, with translation MEPGLAPPSVNGCGYNSFSLSCTEHVRRPSRRVEVSPPVSPETPQRHFVFNGRHFSTTCTMPGRSASHRNCSLLGRSPGSHQRYALSEVPRWAPRHASTPSNGSFRLWSDASFRGLESGWNDSVFHQSRISVQEQGNDGMVRREKLHRLNTNPHSAVEVDAPAALQQIPTNSISAMKPPEMTLERAVNLLTQQNEDTLIGAAAHIQSQCLKSADARRMVYYLRGIKKLLHLLHSDDEEVQGAAAGALRNVVYQSSENKMEVKDNAGVATALRVLKSSRDTETRRQLAGLLWNLSSHDLLKESLNREALPVLTQSVLVPTSGISEGDNPKDELLADDEVFHSATGCLRNLSSSGPDGRKTMRECENLIDSLVYYIRGTISDYKTDDKSTENCVCILHNLSYQIESELPDKYAKNLLQSQQHIQPKAKTVGCFAQRSGKSTEQAEHQCMLLEEKANPRGIEWLWSSITIRMYLSLIARSVRHYTQEAAIGALQNITAGNGVMTEAIAYTIVHKENGLQHVRKVLQEGERDVRRTAVSLIKNLSRFSELHPDIVKQVLPEVVELLPNNDTGRDLPSDMTASVCHVLINLSQRNVNNVRAILSQGALPKICNISKKDSGYGPSRAGQAACLLLHTMWKHNDLHGTYKKCGFRKADFINARTTKAVSAIQD, from the exons ATGGAGCCTGGTCTCGCACCACCGTCA GTAAACGGCTGTGGCTACAACAGCTTCTCTCTTTCATGCACCGAGCACGTGCGGCGGCCCTCCAGGAGGGTGGAGGTGTCCCCGCCCGTGAGTCCCGAAACGCCACAGCGCCACTTTGTGTTCAATGGCCGCCACTTTTCCACAACCTGCACCATGCCGGGCCGCAGCGCCTCGCACAGGAACTGCTCCCTGCTCGGCCGCTCACCGGGCTCCCATCAACGCTACGCCCTCTCGGAGGTCCCTCGGTGGGCGCCGCGTCACGCCTCCACGCCCTCCAACGGGAGCTTCCGTCTCTGGTCGGATGCGTCGTTTCGTGGGTTGGAGTCAGGCTGGAATGATTCGGTTTTCCATCAGAGCAGGATTAGCGTGCAGGAGCAGGGCAATGATGGGATGGTGAGGCGGGAGAAGCTTCACAGACTCAACACAAATCCACACTCGGCCGTGGAGGTGGATGCCCCGGCCGCTCTTCAGCAGATACCAACCAACAGTATCTCAGCTAT GAAGCCTCCAGAGATGACGCTAGAGAGGGCCGTCAACCTGCTGACTCAGCAGAACGAGGACACGCTGATCGGGGCCGCCGCTCACATCCAGTCTCAGTGCTTGAAGAGCGCCGACGCCAGGAGGATG GTGTATTACCTGCGCGGCATCAagaagctgctgcacctcctccACAGCGACGACGAGGAGGTGCAAGGCGCCGCCGCCGGGGCCCTGCGTAACGTCGTCTACCAGAGCAGTGAGAACAAGATGGAGGTGAAGGACAACGCCGGAGTGGCCACCGCTTTGCGCGTCCTGAAAAGCAGCCGCGACACGGAGACCAGGCGACAGCTGGCGG GCCTCCTGTGGAACCTGTCTTCTCACGACCTCCTGAAGGAAAGCCTCAACAGGGAAGCCTTGCCTGTCCTCACGCAGTCGGTCCTCGTGCCAACCTCTGGCATTTCCGAAGGGGATAACCCAAAAGACGAACTCCTGGCGGATGACGAAGTCTTCCACAGCGCGACCGGCTGCCTCAG AAACCTGAGCTCCTCTGGTCCAGATGGAAGGAAAACCATGAGGGAGTGCGAGAACCTCATTGACTCGCTGGTCTACTACATCCGAGGAACCATATCTGACTACAAGACGGACGACAAG TCCACAGAGAACTGCGTCTGCATCCTGCACAACTTGTCCTATCAGATCGAGTCGGAGCTGCCTGACAAGTATGCAAAAAATCTCCTGCAATCACAGCAACACATACAGCCCAAAGCCAAGACTGTGGGCTGTTTTGCCCAACGCAGCGGCAAAAGCACAGAG CAAGCTGAGCATCAGTGCATGCTGCTGGAGGAGAAGGCCAACCCGCGCGGGATTGAATGGCTGTGGAGCTCCATCACCATCCGCATGTACTTGTCGCTCATCGCCCGCAGCGTGCGCCACTACACGCAGGAGGCGGCCATCGGGGCTCTTCAGAACATCACGGCTGGGAACGGAGTG atgacTGAAGCTATCGCCTACACTATCGTCCACAAAGAAAATGGCCTTCAGCATGTGAGGAAAGTGCTGCAGGAGGGCGAGCGCGACGTGAGAAGGACGGCCGTGTCGCTCATCAAAAACCTCTCTCGCTTCTCGGAGCTGCACCCTGACATTG TTAAGCAGGTGTTGCCAGAGGTGGTGGAGCTGCTGCCCAATAACGACACGGGCAGAGACCTTCCCTCGGATATGACGGCGTCCGTGTGTCACGTCCTCATCAACCTGAGCCAGCGCAATGTGAACAATGTCAGAGCCATACTGAGTCAGGGTGCCCTCCCCAAGATCTGCAACATCAGCAAGAAGGACAGCGG ttatggacCAAGCAGAGCGGGCCAAGCTGCATGTCTCCTATTGCACACCATGTGGAAGCACAATGATCTCCATGGGACCTACAAGAAG TGTGGCTTCAGGAAAGCTGATTTTATTAACGCAAGGACGACAAAGGCTGTTAGCGCCATCCAGGACTGA
- the pkp2 gene encoding plakophilin-2 isoform X1, with translation MEELFFKSALPALDYHRLDTDTSLALPAEPRPRSSARLPCSDRSLRVQQQVQLTLSRKARRSLSTGSVTLQRSAAKSCDPTDGAWSRTTVNGCGYNSFSLSCTEHVRRPSRRVEVSPPVSPETPQRHFVFNGRHFSTTCTMPGRSASHRNCSLLGRSPGSHQRYALSEVPRWAPRHASTPSNGSFRLWSDASFRGLESGWNDSVFHQSRISVQEQGNDGMVRREKLHRLNTNPHSAVEVDAPAALQQIPTNSISAMKPPEMTLERAVNLLTQQNEDTLIGAAAHIQSQCLKSADARRMVYYLRGIKKLLHLLHSDDEEVQGAAAGALRNVVYQSSENKMEVKDNAGVATALRVLKSSRDTETRRQLAGLLWNLSSHDLLKESLNREALPVLTQSVLVPTSGISEGDNPKDELLADDEVFHSATGCLRNLSSSGPDGRKTMRECENLIDSLVYYIRGTISDYKTDDKSTENCVCILHNLSYQIESELPDKYAKNLLQSQQHIQPKAKTVGCFAQRSGKSTEQAEHQCMLLEEKANPRGIEWLWSSITIRMYLSLIARSVRHYTQEAAIGALQNITAGNGVMTEAIAYTIVHKENGLQHVRKVLQEGERDVRRTAVSLIKNLSRFSELHPDIVKQVLPEVVELLPNNDTGRDLPSDMTASVCHVLINLSQRNVNNVRAILSQGALPKICNISKKDSGYGPSRAGQAACLLLHTMWKHNDLHGTYKKCGFRKADFINARTTKAVSAIQD, from the exons ATGGAGGAATTGTTCTTTAAATCGGCCTTACCGGCGCTCGACTACCACCGACTGGACACCGACACCAGCTTGGCTCTGCCGGCCGAGCCTAGGCCTCGATCCTCGGCTAGGCTTCCCTGCAGTGACCGGAGCTTGAGGGTGCAGCAGCAGGTTCAACTCACACTATCGCGGAAGGCAAGAAGAAGCCTGTCTACTG GCAGCGTCACCTTACAGAGGAGCGCCGCCAAAAGCTGTGACCCCACCGATGGAGCCTGGTCTCGCACCACC GTAAACGGCTGTGGCTACAACAGCTTCTCTCTTTCATGCACCGAGCACGTGCGGCGGCCCTCCAGGAGGGTGGAGGTGTCCCCGCCCGTGAGTCCCGAAACGCCACAGCGCCACTTTGTGTTCAATGGCCGCCACTTTTCCACAACCTGCACCATGCCGGGCCGCAGCGCCTCGCACAGGAACTGCTCCCTGCTCGGCCGCTCACCGGGCTCCCATCAACGCTACGCCCTCTCGGAGGTCCCTCGGTGGGCGCCGCGTCACGCCTCCACGCCCTCCAACGGGAGCTTCCGTCTCTGGTCGGATGCGTCGTTTCGTGGGTTGGAGTCAGGCTGGAATGATTCGGTTTTCCATCAGAGCAGGATTAGCGTGCAGGAGCAGGGCAATGATGGGATGGTGAGGCGGGAGAAGCTTCACAGACTCAACACAAATCCACACTCGGCCGTGGAGGTGGATGCCCCGGCCGCTCTTCAGCAGATACCAACCAACAGTATCTCAGCTAT GAAGCCTCCAGAGATGACGCTAGAGAGGGCCGTCAACCTGCTGACTCAGCAGAACGAGGACACGCTGATCGGGGCCGCCGCTCACATCCAGTCTCAGTGCTTGAAGAGCGCCGACGCCAGGAGGATG GTGTATTACCTGCGCGGCATCAagaagctgctgcacctcctccACAGCGACGACGAGGAGGTGCAAGGCGCCGCCGCCGGGGCCCTGCGTAACGTCGTCTACCAGAGCAGTGAGAACAAGATGGAGGTGAAGGACAACGCCGGAGTGGCCACCGCTTTGCGCGTCCTGAAAAGCAGCCGCGACACGGAGACCAGGCGACAGCTGGCGG GCCTCCTGTGGAACCTGTCTTCTCACGACCTCCTGAAGGAAAGCCTCAACAGGGAAGCCTTGCCTGTCCTCACGCAGTCGGTCCTCGTGCCAACCTCTGGCATTTCCGAAGGGGATAACCCAAAAGACGAACTCCTGGCGGATGACGAAGTCTTCCACAGCGCGACCGGCTGCCTCAG AAACCTGAGCTCCTCTGGTCCAGATGGAAGGAAAACCATGAGGGAGTGCGAGAACCTCATTGACTCGCTGGTCTACTACATCCGAGGAACCATATCTGACTACAAGACGGACGACAAG TCCACAGAGAACTGCGTCTGCATCCTGCACAACTTGTCCTATCAGATCGAGTCGGAGCTGCCTGACAAGTATGCAAAAAATCTCCTGCAATCACAGCAACACATACAGCCCAAAGCCAAGACTGTGGGCTGTTTTGCCCAACGCAGCGGCAAAAGCACAGAG CAAGCTGAGCATCAGTGCATGCTGCTGGAGGAGAAGGCCAACCCGCGCGGGATTGAATGGCTGTGGAGCTCCATCACCATCCGCATGTACTTGTCGCTCATCGCCCGCAGCGTGCGCCACTACACGCAGGAGGCGGCCATCGGGGCTCTTCAGAACATCACGGCTGGGAACGGAGTG atgacTGAAGCTATCGCCTACACTATCGTCCACAAAGAAAATGGCCTTCAGCATGTGAGGAAAGTGCTGCAGGAGGGCGAGCGCGACGTGAGAAGGACGGCCGTGTCGCTCATCAAAAACCTCTCTCGCTTCTCGGAGCTGCACCCTGACATTG TTAAGCAGGTGTTGCCAGAGGTGGTGGAGCTGCTGCCCAATAACGACACGGGCAGAGACCTTCCCTCGGATATGACGGCGTCCGTGTGTCACGTCCTCATCAACCTGAGCCAGCGCAATGTGAACAATGTCAGAGCCATACTGAGTCAGGGTGCCCTCCCCAAGATCTGCAACATCAGCAAGAAGGACAGCGG ttatggacCAAGCAGAGCGGGCCAAGCTGCATGTCTCCTATTGCACACCATGTGGAAGCACAATGATCTCCATGGGACCTACAAGAAG TGTGGCTTCAGGAAAGCTGATTTTATTAACGCAAGGACGACAAAGGCTGTTAGCGCCATCCAGGACTGA
- the nudt4b gene encoding diphosphoinositol polyphosphate phosphohydrolase NUDT4B, with protein sequence MKLKPNQTRTYDGDGFKKRAACLCFKNEREEEVLLVSSSRHPDQWIVPGGGMEPEEEPCGAAVREVFEEAGVKGKLGRLLGVFEQNQDRKHRTYVYVLTVTETLEAWEDSVNIGRKREWFTVDEAIKVLQSHKPVHAEYLRRLQLSCSPTNGNSILASPPPTANDNYPHYSATATTPSRR encoded by the exons ATGAAGCTGAAACCCAACCAAACGAGGACATACGATGGCGACGGTTTCAAGAAGCGAGCGGCGTGTTTGTGCTTCAAGAACGAGCGCGAAGaggag gTCTTGTTGGTCAGCAGCAGTCGGCATCCGGACCAGTGGATCGTTCCCGGAGGAGGGATGGAGCCCGAGGAGGAGCCCTGTGGAGCGGCGGTGCGGGAGGTCTTTGAGGAG GCTGGCGTGAAGGGCAAGCTAGGACGTCTGCTCGGCGTCTTTGAG CAAAACCAAGATCGGAAGCATCGGACCTACGTGTACGTGTTGACTGTCACAGAGACGTTGGAGGCCTGGGAAGACTCTGTGAACATAG GCCGCAAGCGGGAGTGGTTCACGGTGGACGAGGCCATCAAAGTCCTGCAGAGCCACAAGCCCGTCCACGCCGAGTACCTGCGGAGACTCCAGCTCAGCTGCTCCCCCACCAACGGCAACTCCATCCTGGCCAGCCCGCCGCCGACGGCCAACGACAACTACCCCCACTACAGCGCCACCGCCACCACACCCTCCCGCAGATAG